The Intestinibaculum porci DNA window TATGACAGATGAAGCTTGGTACGTTGTTCGTAACACTCCTGGTGTTACTGGATTCATCGGTTCTTCTGGGGGCGGGGCAAAACCTTTCCCATTAGCGAAGCATGAAATCGATCCTATCTTAAAGAAGATGGGGATTCGGACAACTAGTCTGGAAGTTGATTTCAAACCGGGCGATGAAGTCAAGATCTTAACAGCACCATTTGCTGGTAAAAAAGGTAAAGTGGAATCTATTGACTATGAAAAAGAAAGAGCAACTGTATTAGTTGACATGTTAGGCAATTTAACACCTACCGAACTTGATCTTGTAGCCTTAGAAAAAGTAGATGTATAGTAAAGACGGTTGAATCCGTCTTTTTTTGTTGATGATTCATTGATATTGTTGGATGCAAAATTTTCTAAACAATATTTGGAAGGAAAATATGGTGGTGTATACGATATGACATCTGTTATTAACTGGGATGAAATAGATGCTGGGATGAAAACGTTCTAAATCAATCGAAATGCCTTTTTGTCTGAGTGAAAAAGTATGTTATAATGGGTTCATCTTAAGGAGCGAGTGCGATGGGAAAGAAGATTGTGAGCCTGATGATGGTGATGACTTTGATGATGGGACAGGAAGTGCGTGTTCAGGGGAAAGGAAAAGTAAGTGTTTATGTCTGCACGAAGGCAAAAGCAATATTATATGATGAAGATGAAAAGCCTGTCACGGAGGTGACCTCTTTTTCATATCGTAAGGATGGACAGTTAAAAAGTGCGAAAGCGCAGTATTCGCATAAGACCCTGCATTATAAGAATAATAAGTTAACAGGGATTAAGGAGACCAAAGGGGATCCTTACTATGCGAAAGTGAAACTGAATAAAGCGAAACAGATTGTTGAAGCGAAGATTAAAGAGGATGATAATTCCCAGCAGGTAACCCTCTCCTATAATAAAGAAGGTCTTTTAAGTAAAGAAAGAAATGTCTATAAGTCAGGAGAGAATCAGTTAGGTTCGATTGATAATGTCAATTATGTCTATGATGATGACAATCAGATGAGTCAGATTATTGGTCATCAGAGTTATGCCTATGGCAGTGAAAATGGGGAAGAAGAATATTATGACTTATTAGATACGAAGATTTCTAAGAATAAGAAACAGACGAAAGTGCTCCATTATAATGATGAAGAGAAGATTTCTTTAACGACGTACAGCTATAAAAAGATAAAGGTAACGCCTTCATTGGTGAAGGCGATCAGCTCTCAGCAGGGCTATATGATCTACCGATATGATCACAATTGGGGGTACAAATAAAAAAATAAAAAATAGTGTTGCATTTATGAGAAATATCTTGTATTATCACATAGGTACGTTAAGTACTTTATGTGGGAGGACAAGTCCTAATACCACAACACGGACAAATTTTATAGGAGGTGTGTCGCGTGAGTAAAAAAGTAGTAAGAGTTATGAAAATCCAGTTTAAAGCTGGACAGGCAAAACCAGGACCTGCTTTAGCAGGTGCAGGTATTCAGATGCCTAAATTCTGTACAGCGTTCAATGATCAGACTAAAGATCGTATGGGTGAAACTGTACCAGTTGTCTTAACAGTATATGAAGATAAATCATTTGATTTCATCTTAAAAACTGCTCCAGCAGCTGAAATGATTAAGAAAGCTTGTAATTTAAAGAAAGCAGCAAGTGATTCTAAACAGACTGTAGCCACATTATCTGCAGATAAGTTAAAGGAAATTGCTGAATACAAGATGCCTGATCTTAATGCAAATGATATCGAAGGCGCTATGAAGATCATTGCAGGTACTGCTCGTAACATGGGCGTAAAAGTTGAAGGTTTAGACGCTTAATTATCATAAGCATGAGATGGATTTATTCCGTCATAACAGTGGGAGGTTTAAGCCGCTATGACCACTTTAAGGAGGAAAGAAAAAAATGGCTAAACACGGAAAGAAATATAATGAAGCCGCTAAGTTAATTGATGCTGCTAAACAGTATCCAATTGATGAAGCAGTTGCTTTAGTAAAGAAAACATCTACAGTTAAATTTGATGCAGGTGTTGATGTCGTATTCAAGTTAAATCTTGATACAAGACATGCTGATCAGCAGTTAAGAGGGGCTTTAAGCTTACCTCATGGTACTGGTAAAACTAAGAAAGTCTTAGTTATTGCCGAAGGTGCTAAAGCTGAAGAAGCTAAAAATGCTGGTGCTGACGTAGTTGGTGCTGACGATGTATTAGAACAGATCCAGGGCGGATGGTTAGATTTCGACGTTGCAATCGCAACTCCTAACATGATGCCTAAATTAGGTCGTTTAGGTCGTATCTTAGGCCCTCGTGGTTTAATGCCTAACCCTAAGACTGGTACTGTAACTATGGACGTCGCTAAAGCTGTTCAGGATCAGAAAGCTGGTATGGTTAACTACCGTACTGACAAAGATGGTAATGTACACATGCCAATCGGTAGAGTGTCATTCGAAGAAGCTGCCTTAGCAGACAACTTCAATGCTGTTAAAGATTTAATCTTAAGAGTTAAACCTGCTACAGCTAAGGGTACTTATGTAAAGAATGTTGTTATTTCTTCTACAATGGGCCCAAGTATTAAAGTTGCTCTTTAATACGTAAAATTACTGCAATCAATATACCGGAGACAGTAACTGGAGAAATCCTTAATTTGTTACCGAGGTGATATTGTCAAATGAAATTGACAAGCTCTCCTCGTGAGAGCTTTTATAACGTGTATATTGTTGCTATATAAAAATTTATATAGGAGGACAAAAAATGGCTAAAGAAGTATTAGTCGCTAAACAGGCCGTCATCGACGAAGTAACTGATAAGTTAAATAACGCTTCATCAGTAATCGTTGCTGAATACCGTGGTTTAACTGTTGACGAAGTTACTGAACTTCGTAGAGCTTTAAGAGCAGAAGGCGTTGAACTGAAAGTTTACAAAAACAAATTAGTAAAACGTGCAACAGAAGCTGCAGGTAAAACAGAATTAGATGAATTCTTAAAAGGCCCTAACGCTTTCGCATTCGGTAGCGACGACGCAGTTGCGCCAGCGCGTGTTTTAGCAAAATTTGCTAAAAAACATGAAGCATTAGTATTAAAAGCTGGGATCGTTGAAGGCAAATTACTGAACACAGATGAAGTCAAAGCAATCTCTACTTTACCAAACAGAGAAGGCATGTACTCTATGTTACTGTGCACTTTAAAGGAACCAGTTGCCAAAGTGGCAAGAATCTTATCTGCCTTAGCTGATAAGAAGGGAGAAGCAGCTCCTGCTGAAGAAGCAAAACCTGCTGAAGAGGCAGCTCCTGCTGAAGAAGCAGCTGCTTAATGTGAAATAAAAAAATTATTCGGAGGAAAATACAATGGCAAAATTATCACAGGAAGATATCTTAGCTTACTTAGAAGAAGCTACAATCTTAGAATTAAATGATTTAGTAAAAGCAATCGAAGACAAATTTGACGTAACTGCTGCTGCTCCAGTTGCTGCTGCAGCTGCTGGTGCTGCTGCTGAAGATGCAGCTCCTGCTGAAGTTACTGTTACATTAACTGATGTTGGTGCATCTAAAGTTAAAGTTATCAAAGCTGTACGTGAAATCACTGGTTTAGGCTTAGTTGATGCTAAGAAATTAGTAGATAACACTCCAGCTAAGATCAAAGAAAACGTTTCTGCAGACGAAGGTGCTAAGTTAAAAGAAACTTTAGAAGCTGCTGGTGCAACTGTAGAAGTAAAATAATCAATCTGATTCCTAAAGCCCTTCGGGGCTTTTTGTTTTATGGCTCATTATTTTACCAATGAAGATGTGAAGAGTGCACCAACCACATTCACATATACATATCATGGCCGCGATTACACATTTCATAGTGATGCCGGGGTTTTCTCAAAACACTTTATTGACTATGGCACACAAGTGTTATTAGCTGCTATTGATCTTAAAGATGCACAAAGCTTACTTGATGTAGGGTGCGGGTATGGCACGATCGGGATGCTGCTTAAAGGGGACAAACCAGATTTACAGGTCACAATGGTGGATGTGAATAAGCGTGCTTTAGCTCTAGCGAAAGCAAATGTGGAAACCAACAATGTTGGTGCTTGTGATATTCATGAAAGCAGCTGTTATGATCAGGTAACCGGTTGTTATGATCTGATTATCTCCAATCCACCAATTCGGGCCGGCAAGAAGATTGTCTCAACGATCTTAAGTGAAAGTATCCATCACTTAAATAATAATGGCCGCTTAGTCATTGTCATCCAGAAGAAGCAGGGTGCACCAAGTGCGAAAGCTTTAATGGAGAAGACTTTTGGCAATGTGACGATCTTAAAAAGAGATAAAGGCTATTACATTTTACAATCAGAAAAACGCGATTAAGACTGTCTCTGGCAGTCTTTTTCTCTTGTCTTAAAGGTGTTTTTCTTAGATAATAAAAACAGGAGGTACATTATGGATAAGGAATATCATTTAGATCGTTATTTTGATTTTTCGCAATATAGCGAAGATTTCTTTGAAGAAGAAGGCCATCAGGATATTTTAGATGACTATAAGGAGTATTTAGAAGAATTTACCTTAGAACTAGAAAAGAGTTTAAAGCCTAAGACGATTGCCCGTCATCTTTTTAATGTTTCTTTTTATCTGATTGATTATTGTTTATTTTATAGTGGAGACGATTTAGAGGGCTCTTTATCGCTTGGCAATCTCGATGACTTCTTTGGTCGCTGGTATCAGTACAAATGCATGTGGTCAACGCCAACGTCCGTGAAACAGACCATTGCCGGTTTAAAGAAATTTTACAAGGTCATGCTTGCTCATGGGCACATTGACAACGAGCATTATGATGATTTTATCGACACCATTAAAGAATATAAAGATGACTGGGCAATAGCGATGGCAGAGTTTAATACACCAAAAGATGATTTCTGGTGGTAGGATGTTATGATAACATCCTTTTTTGCATTTCGTTTTTTGCGCTTTTTTGATTTACCGTTGACAATAGAGAAGTCTTGTGCTATCATCCTAAGATGCCAGCTCATATCTAAAAGCATCCTTTTTTGCATGCTTTTTTGTAAGAGTTTGAGAAGAATAAAGGAGTGAAACGGACTTTGGAACAAAATTTACCACGCGCAGACAAGAAAATTGTGCGCCGCGATTATTCAAGAATTAGTGGGTCTCTGGCTCTACCAAACTTAGTAGAAATCCAGACAGATTCCTTTAAATGGTTTAAGGAAACAGGTATCAAAGAAGTATTCGAAGATATCTATCCAATCACTAACTTTAACGAAACACTCTCATTAGAGTTTGTTGATTGCCGTTTTGATGAACCTAAATATGACGTCGATGAAAGTAAAGACCGCGATGCGATTTATTCAGCACCACTTCGCGCTACTTTACGTTTAGTAAATAACTCAACCGGTGAAATTAAAGAAAATGAAGTATTCATGGGAGATTTCCCATTAATGACTGATGCCGGTACTTTTATTATCAATGGGGCAGAACGTGTTATTGTCTCTCAGTTAGTACGTTCACCAGGGGCATACTTTGGTAATGCCACTGATAAAGTAGGGAAAACTGTCTTTACCGGGCAGGTTATTCCTTCACGTGGGACATGGTTAGAATTCGAAAACGATTCTAAAGATGTTTTAAATGTACGTATTGACCGTCAGAAGAAGATCCCTGGAACGATCTTACTTCGTGCTTTAGGGTTATCTTCTAATGAAGATATCATTGATGTTTTTGGTGACCATCCATTCTTACAGAATACGTTTGAAAAGGATACAACAACCAATACTGATGAAGCCTTAATTGAAATTTACAATAAGTTAAGACCTGGTGAACCAGCAACGCTGGAAGGGGCTAATACTTTATTATATACCCGTTTCTTCGATCCTAAACGTTATGATTTAGCAAAAGCTGGTCGTTTCAAATTAGGTAAGAAGTTATCATTATTAGACCGTATTGCTGGTCGTATCTTAGCGGAAGATGTCTATGACGTCGATGGCAATTTAGTCTTACCTGAAGGGACTAAAATTACCGTTAAGGAATTAGATTTATTAAAGCCAGTTTTCGAAGCAGGAGCGCATACGAGAACCCTGCAGACAAATGAAAACATGCAGTCTAACTCAGTCATTCAGTGTATTGAAGTCTATACTGATGAAACGCGTCGCAGAAAGATGAAAGTCATCGGGACAGATTTATCATTAAAATCTAAGTTCATTACAATCTCTGATATGATTGCTGCTTATTCTTATATGTTAAACTTAGTCGATATCTTTGAAACGATCGACTTACAGGATGCTGACCGTGTTAACTTAATGAGCCGTATTGGTTTATTAGATGATATCGATCACTTAGGAAACCGTCGTGTCCGTACCGTTGGTGAATTAGTACAGAACCAGTTCCGTATCGGTTTATCACGTATGGAAAGAGTCGTTAAAGAAAGAATGTCCTTATCTGAAGCAGATAGTGTGACACCTCAGTCTTTAACCAATATTCGTCCGTTAACTGCCGCAATTAAAGAATTCTTCTCTAGTTCACAGTTATCTCAGTTCATGGATCAGATCAACCCATTAGCCGAATTAACAAATAAACGTCGTTTATCTGCCTTAGGCCCAGGTGGGTTATCAAGAGACCGTGCAGGTTACGAAGTCCGCGACGTCCATCCATCACACTATGGTCGTATCTGTCCAATCGAAACACCTGAAGGTCCAAACATCGGTTTGATCTCGACTTTAGCTACTTATGCCAAAGTCAACCAGTATGGTTTCATTGAAACACCATACCGTAAAGTGAATAACTGTGTCATTGATGAAAATGATATCCGTTATCTTTCTGCCGATGAAGAAAAGAATTACATCATCGCGCAGGCCAAAGTCAAAACGGATGAAAATAATAGAATCTTAGATGAACAGGTTATTTCTCGTCATTTAGGGGACAACATCATGGCGAAGCCAGAAGAAATCGATTTTATCGATATCTCACCAAAACAGATCGTATCCGTTGCTTCTTCATGTATCCCATTCCTGGAAAACGATGATGCGACCCGTGCCTTAATGGGTTGTAACATGCAGCGTCAGGCCGTACCTCTTTTAAATCCTCATACCCCATATGTTGGAACTGGTATGGAAGCGCAGGCTGCGCACGATTCCGGTGCCGCTGTCGTTACGAAAGAAGCTGGCGTTGTTACTTATGTTGATGGGAAGAAGATCGTTGTTAAAAACGATGAAGGTCGTGAAAGAACGTATCGTTTAGTGAAATTCTCTATTTCCAACGCCGGGACTTGCTTAAACCAGACACCAATCGTTAAAGCTGGTCAGCGTGTCGAAAAAGATGAATTAATCGCTGATGGACCATCAATGGAACATGGTGAATTAGCCTTAGGGCAGAACGTCCTCGTTGGTTTCATGACTTGGAATGGTTATAACTACGAAGATGCGGTCATCATGAGTGAACGTTTAGTAAAAGAAGATGTCTATACATCTATCCATATTGAAGAATATTCAATCGAATGCCGTGAAACGAAGTTAGGCCCTGAAGAAATCACTCGCGATATCCCTAACGTTGGGGAAGATGCACGTAGTGATTTGGATAGTGATGGTATTATCCGTATCGGTGCCGAAGTGAAAGAAGGCGATATCTTAGTTGGTAAGGTAACGCCTAAAGGACAGGCTGAATTATCAGCAGAAGAAAAATTATTATTAGCGATCTTTGGTGAAAAGTCTCGTGAAGTAAAGGATAACTCATTAAGAGTTCCTCATGGCGGGGCCGGGATCGTTCATGATATTAAAGTCTTTGACCGTAAAAACGGTGATGAACTCCAGCCAGGGGTTAACCGTGTTGTCAAAGTATACATCGTCCAGAAACGTAAGATTTCGGAAGGTGATAAGATGTCTGGTCGTCATGGTAATAAGGGTGTCATTTCGAAGATTTTACCAATCGAAGATATGCCTCACTTAGCTGATGGGACACCACTTGATATCATGTTAAACCCATTAGGGGTACCTTCACGTATGAACATCGGTCAGGTGTTAGAATTACACTTAGGCTATGCTGCACGTGAATTAGGCGGTCAGTACTTTGCAACCCCAGCCTTCGATGGGATCAACGCTCAGGACTTAGAAGATATCCAGCATGAAGCTGGCGTACCAACTGATGGTAAACAGTGGGTTTACTCAGGTATGACAGGGGAAAGATTTGATTCTAAGATCTCTGTTGGGGTCATGTACATGATCAAGTTATGCCACATGGTTGATGATAAATTACATGCCCGTTCCGTAGGTCCTTACTCATTAGTAACGCAGCAGCCTCTTGGTGGTAAAGCCCAGAACGGTGGTCAGCGTTTCGGTGAAATGGAAGTTTGGGCCCTTGAAGCATACGGTGCTGCTTATACCTTAAGAGAAATCTTAACGGTTAAGTCAGATGACGTTGTTGGTCGTGTTAAGACTTATGAAGCGATCGTTAAGGGTCAGAAGTTACCAGAACCAGGTTTACCTGAATCATTCCGTGTCTTAATCAAGGAATTACAGGCCATTGCCTTAGATGTAGAATTACTTGATGATGACGGTAATGAAGTCCATATGAGCAATATCGAAGATGAGGAACGTCGTTTCCCTCGTTCATTCGATGAGAAGAAACCAAAAGAAGAAAATGCTGAAGAAAAGAAAGCTGATGAAGACACTGACGCGAAAGCGAGTGAAGATACTGAAGCTGACGAAGAAGCAGATTCATCTGCCGAAGATGAAGAAGCTGCTAAGGCATTAGAAAGTTATAATGATGAGCAGACAGATGCTGCATTAAATGATATCATGGCCGATATTGCCGGCGGTGATGACGATGATGAGGAGGATGAATAATGGCATCAAATACTAATTTTTCCGCAATCCGTATTGGTTTAGCCTCTCCTGATAAAATTCGTGAATGGTCTCATGGCGAAGTAAAAAAGCCAGAAACCATTAACTACCGTTCACAGAAACCCGAAAAAGACGGGTTATTCTGTGAACGCATCTTCGGTCCGATGAAGGACTGGGAATGTGCCTGCGGTAAATATAAGAAAATCAGATATAAAGGTGTGGTCTGTGATCGCTGTGGTGTTGAAGTCACTAAGTCTTCTGTCCGCCGTGAAAGAATGGGTCATATCGAATTAGCAACGCCAGTTGCGCATATCTGGTATTTAAAAGGTATTCCATCACGCATGGGCTTAATCTTAGACATGCCAGCGAAACAGTTAGAGGAAATTATCTACTTCGTTTCTTATGTCGTTACTGATAAAGGAACGACACCACTGGAATACAAACAGGTCTTATCAGAAAGAGATTATCGTAACTGCTATGAAAAATTCGGTGATCAGTTCGAAGCAAAAATCGGGGCTGAAGCGATCAAAGTCTTATTACAGAAAGTAGACTTAGATGAAGAATTTGAAAAGGTTAACAAAGAATTAAGAGAAGCTCAGGGGCAGAAACGTCAGAAATTATTAAAACGTTTAGATGCTATTGAAGCATTCCGTTCTTCTCATAACCAGCCAGAATGGATGATCTTAGACGTTTTACCAGTTATTCCACCTGATTTACGTCCAATGTTACAGCTGGATGGCGGTCGTTTCGCCACTTCTGACTTAAACGATTTATATCGTCGTGTTATCACTCGTAATAACCGTTTAAAGAAACTGTTAGAGTTAGGAACACCTTCCATTATCGTCCAGAACGAAAAACGTATGTTACAGGAAGCTGTTGATGCCTTAATTGATAACGGTCGTCGTTCTAAACCAATTACTGGTGCTGGCGGACGTCCTTTAAAATCACTGTCTCATACTTTAAAAGGGAAACAGGGTCGTTTCAGACAGAACTTATTAGGGAAACGTGTTGACTACTCAGGTCGTTCCGTAATCGCAGTGGGACCAACTTTAAAGATGTATCAGTGCGGGATCCCAAGAGAAATGGCTTTAAACTTATTTAAACCATTCGTTATTTCAGGATTAGTTCGTGATCAGATTGCGCAGAATATCAAAGCTGCTGAACGTATGATCGATAAGATGGATGATGCTATCTGGCCAGTTGTGGAAGAAGTTATCAACACGCATCCAGTCTTATTAAACCGTGCCCCTACCTTACATAGATTAGGGATCCAGGCTTTCGAACCAATCTTAGTTGAAGGGCGTGCCATTCGTCTGCACCCATTAATGTGTCCAGCGTTCAACGCCGACTTCGATGGTGACCAGATGGCCGTCCATGTCCCTCTTGGTGAAGAAGCTATTCAGGAAGCACGTCAGTTAATGCGTGGTGACCACAACATCTTAGGTCCTAAGGATGGAAAACCAATCGTTACACCATCACAGGATATGGTGCTTGGTAACTACTATTTAACAACTGAAGTAGCGGGTAAGATCGGTGAAGGGACAGTCTTCGCTGATGTGAACGAAGTCTTAATGGCTTATGATGCAAAAACTGTTCACTTACATACACG harbors:
- the nusG gene encoding transcription termination/antitermination protein NusG; the protein is MPGINEEGRRWYVVNTYSGHENKVKENLEKRIASMNLQDVLFNIIIPTHPETVIKNGKKVNVEKNLWPGYVLVEMIMTDEAWYVVRNTPGVTGFIGSSGGGAKPFPLAKHEIDPILKKMGIRTTSLEVDFKPGDEVKILTAPFAGKKGKVESIDYEKERATVLVDMLGNLTPTELDLVALEKVDV
- the rplK gene encoding 50S ribosomal protein L11, producing MSKKVVRVMKIQFKAGQAKPGPALAGAGIQMPKFCTAFNDQTKDRMGETVPVVLTVYEDKSFDFILKTAPAAEMIKKACNLKKAASDSKQTVATLSADKLKEIAEYKMPDLNANDIEGAMKIIAGTARNMGVKVEGLDA
- the rplA gene encoding 50S ribosomal protein L1 gives rise to the protein MAKHGKKYNEAAKLIDAAKQYPIDEAVALVKKTSTVKFDAGVDVVFKLNLDTRHADQQLRGALSLPHGTGKTKKVLVIAEGAKAEEAKNAGADVVGADDVLEQIQGGWLDFDVAIATPNMMPKLGRLGRILGPRGLMPNPKTGTVTMDVAKAVQDQKAGMVNYRTDKDGNVHMPIGRVSFEEAALADNFNAVKDLILRVKPATAKGTYVKNVVISSTMGPSIKVAL
- the rplJ gene encoding 50S ribosomal protein L10; the encoded protein is MAKEVLVAKQAVIDEVTDKLNNASSVIVAEYRGLTVDEVTELRRALRAEGVELKVYKNKLVKRATEAAGKTELDEFLKGPNAFAFGSDDAVAPARVLAKFAKKHEALVLKAGIVEGKLLNTDEVKAISTLPNREGMYSMLLCTLKEPVAKVARILSALADKKGEAAPAEEAKPAEEAAPAEEAAA
- the rplL gene encoding 50S ribosomal protein L7/L12, with protein sequence MAKLSQEDILAYLEEATILELNDLVKAIEDKFDVTAAAPVAAAAAGAAAEDAAPAEVTVTLTDVGASKVKVIKAVREITGLGLVDAKKLVDNTPAKIKENVSADEGAKLKETLEAAGATVEVK
- a CDS encoding class I SAM-dependent methyltransferase; translation: MAHYFTNEDVKSAPTTFTYTYHGRDYTFHSDAGVFSKHFIDYGTQVLLAAIDLKDAQSLLDVGCGYGTIGMLLKGDKPDLQVTMVDVNKRALALAKANVETNNVGACDIHESSCYDQVTGCYDLIISNPPIRAGKKIVSTILSESIHHLNNNGRLVIVIQKKQGAPSAKALMEKTFGNVTILKRDKGYYILQSEKRD
- the rpoB gene encoding DNA-directed RNA polymerase subunit beta, encoding MEQNLPRADKKIVRRDYSRISGSLALPNLVEIQTDSFKWFKETGIKEVFEDIYPITNFNETLSLEFVDCRFDEPKYDVDESKDRDAIYSAPLRATLRLVNNSTGEIKENEVFMGDFPLMTDAGTFIINGAERVIVSQLVRSPGAYFGNATDKVGKTVFTGQVIPSRGTWLEFENDSKDVLNVRIDRQKKIPGTILLRALGLSSNEDIIDVFGDHPFLQNTFEKDTTTNTDEALIEIYNKLRPGEPATLEGANTLLYTRFFDPKRYDLAKAGRFKLGKKLSLLDRIAGRILAEDVYDVDGNLVLPEGTKITVKELDLLKPVFEAGAHTRTLQTNENMQSNSVIQCIEVYTDETRRRKMKVIGTDLSLKSKFITISDMIAAYSYMLNLVDIFETIDLQDADRVNLMSRIGLLDDIDHLGNRRVRTVGELVQNQFRIGLSRMERVVKERMSLSEADSVTPQSLTNIRPLTAAIKEFFSSSQLSQFMDQINPLAELTNKRRLSALGPGGLSRDRAGYEVRDVHPSHYGRICPIETPEGPNIGLISTLATYAKVNQYGFIETPYRKVNNCVIDENDIRYLSADEEKNYIIAQAKVKTDENNRILDEQVISRHLGDNIMAKPEEIDFIDISPKQIVSVASSCIPFLENDDATRALMGCNMQRQAVPLLNPHTPYVGTGMEAQAAHDSGAAVVTKEAGVVTYVDGKKIVVKNDEGRERTYRLVKFSISNAGTCLNQTPIVKAGQRVEKDELIADGPSMEHGELALGQNVLVGFMTWNGYNYEDAVIMSERLVKEDVYTSIHIEEYSIECRETKLGPEEITRDIPNVGEDARSDLDSDGIIRIGAEVKEGDILVGKVTPKGQAELSAEEKLLLAIFGEKSREVKDNSLRVPHGGAGIVHDIKVFDRKNGDELQPGVNRVVKVYIVQKRKISEGDKMSGRHGNKGVISKILPIEDMPHLADGTPLDIMLNPLGVPSRMNIGQVLELHLGYAARELGGQYFATPAFDGINAQDLEDIQHEAGVPTDGKQWVYSGMTGERFDSKISVGVMYMIKLCHMVDDKLHARSVGPYSLVTQQPLGGKAQNGGQRFGEMEVWALEAYGAAYTLREILTVKSDDVVGRVKTYEAIVKGQKLPEPGLPESFRVLIKELQAIALDVELLDDDGNEVHMSNIEDEERRFPRSFDEKKPKEENAEEKKADEDTDAKASEDTEADEEADSSAEDEEAAKALESYNDEQTDAALNDIMADIAGGDDDDEEDE